The Methanobacterium sp. BAmetb5 genome includes a region encoding these proteins:
- a CDS encoding DUF166 domain-containing protein has translation MKLYIISSGKYGSRIVNSLAEMGLASSMVGLEEIPEDLPEFIDDFEQYVPKSIPPADLILAVGLFGDINMIVPIIARESGAQSVIIPIHDPAQIPPGLQREIEESAPEIKIVFPKPFCSLEPVGDTYIDEFAQQFGRPLLEIESDGLIKKVKVIRTAPCGSTHFIAENIEGLPAEEAELESGTKLHNYPCNASMSTDPVVGDTILHLAGYQVKEAVRRALGFSMKSAVVDHETCEADECQHECIKHCPQVQIGLDTVTLNENEQAVIDPASCGCCEICIQECPYGSIELEEKKFEL, from the coding sequence ATGAAACTTTACATAATAAGTTCAGGGAAGTATGGCAGTCGAATTGTCAACAGTCTGGCGGAAATGGGACTGGCCAGTAGCATGGTGGGTCTGGAGGAGATCCCCGAGGATCTCCCCGAGTTCATAGATGACTTTGAACAGTACGTACCTAAATCCATACCCCCGGCGGATTTAATCCTGGCTGTGGGTCTATTTGGGGATATCAACATGATCGTACCCATCATCGCCCGGGAAAGCGGTGCCCAATCAGTGATCATACCCATACACGACCCGGCACAGATACCCCCGGGACTGCAACGGGAGATAGAAGAATCCGCCCCGGAAATTAAGATAGTATTCCCCAAACCTTTCTGTTCCCTGGAACCAGTGGGAGACACCTACATCGATGAATTCGCCCAGCAATTTGGAAGACCCCTGCTGGAAATAGAATCCGACGGCCTCATAAAGAAGGTTAAAGTAATCCGCACTGCCCCCTGTGGCAGCACCCACTTCATAGCCGAAAACATTGAGGGGCTCCCGGCGGAGGAAGCCGAGCTGGAATCAGGGACCAAACTGCACAACTACCCCTGCAACGCCAGCATGTCCACCGACCCCGTGGTGGGGGACACCATACTCCACCTGGCCGGATACCAGGTCAAGGAAGCTGTGCGCCGGGCACTGGGCTTCTCCATGAAGTCCGCAGTGGTGGACCATGAAACCTGTGAAGCCGATGAATGCCAGCACGAATGCATCAAGCACTGCCCCCAAGTACAGATTGGACTGGACACCGTAACCCTGAATGAGAATGAACAGGCAGTCATTGACCCGGCCAGCTGCGGATGCTGTGAAATATGCATACAGGAATGCCCCTACGGGTCTATAGAGCTGGAAGAAAAGAAATTCGAGTTATAG
- a CDS encoding DUF166 domain-containing protein, which yields MKLYLLISGKYGSRVVNNLAEHGMAGDIVGMEEFPEDLPDFIEDFASYVPQNLPPADLIIAVGLSGDINMVVPEVARKTGASSAIIPVYDPQQMPPGLQQEIQEAAPHVNIVFPKPFCSLQATGDPFIDEFASKFGKPQLVIKADRYIKKVKVLRGAPCGSTNYIAKGLWSTPSEEAELVAAHKLHNYPCNASTSTDPAVGDTSMHLASYQIKEAVKRGLGYAIKSAVVDPERCKPDQCQEECIKSCPQVLIGLDTITLREDKKASIDPATCGYCEICLKECPLDAIEIKNGPFELKGYDLM from the coding sequence ATGAAACTCTACCTTCTAATCTCGGGTAAATACGGGAGCAGAGTGGTTAACAACCTGGCGGAGCACGGAATGGCCGGGGATATTGTGGGGATGGAAGAATTCCCCGAGGATCTGCCTGATTTTATAGAGGACTTTGCCAGTTACGTGCCCCAGAACCTGCCCCCGGCCGACCTGATCATAGCGGTGGGACTCTCCGGGGACATCAACATGGTGGTACCCGAGGTGGCCCGTAAAACCGGAGCAAGCTCGGCCATCATACCGGTCTACGACCCCCAGCAGATGCCCCCTGGACTGCAGCAGGAGATCCAGGAAGCAGCACCCCACGTGAACATCGTGTTTCCCAAACCATTCTGCTCACTGCAGGCCACGGGAGACCCCTTTATCGACGAGTTTGCCAGTAAATTCGGCAAACCCCAACTGGTCATCAAGGCCGACCGGTACATAAAGAAGGTGAAAGTCCTGCGGGGCGCACCCTGCGGTTCAACCAACTACATTGCCAAGGGACTGTGGAGCACACCCAGTGAAGAGGCCGAACTGGTGGCCGCCCACAAACTGCACAACTACCCCTGCAACGCCAGCACCAGCACTGACCCGGCAGTGGGGGACACCAGCATGCACCTGGCCAGCTACCAGATCAAGGAAGCAGTAAAAAGGGGACTGGGATACGCCATTAAATCTGCAGTGGTGGACCCGGAAAGGTGTAAACCAGACCAGTGCCAGGAAGAGTGTATTAAAAGCTGCCCCCAGGTACTCATTGGCCTGGACACCATAACCCTCCGGGAAGATAAGAAGGCCAGCATTGACCCGGCCACCTGTGGTTACTGTGAAATATGCCTGAAGGAATGCCCACTGGACGCCATTGAAATAAAAAATGGGCCATTTGAATTGAAAGGATATGATCTTATGTAA
- a CDS encoding adenylosuccinate synthetase, producing MTCNILVGGAWGDEGKGKCITYLCNQDKPEIIARAGVGPNAGHSVEFNGEKYGLRMIPSGFVHTGARLLIGAGVLVDPAVFHHELDYLNKYQVKTRTFADYRCAIIEEEHKEQDKGSDHLFKKIGSTGTGCGPANRDRALRTIKQAIDVDAMDGYVADVPLEVNTALDEGRDVFIEGSQGFGLSLYYGTYPFVTSKDTTASSAAADVGVGPTRIDDVIVVFKSYITRVGEGPFPSEITQEEAEKMDIEEYGTVTGRRRRVGIFDMEMARESCMINGATQIALTCVDRLYPSCERVTDYSALSGEVKRFVEEIENETKVPVTIISTGPDLTDTIDLREELM from the coding sequence ATGACATGCAATATATTAGTAGGCGGAGCCTGGGGAGATGAAGGTAAAGGAAAATGCATCACCTACCTCTGTAACCAGGACAAACCGGAGATCATTGCCCGGGCTGGAGTAGGTCCCAACGCAGGCCATTCAGTAGAATTCAACGGAGAAAAATATGGGCTGCGGATGATCCCATCAGGTTTCGTCCACACTGGAGCACGACTCCTTATAGGTGCCGGTGTACTGGTGGACCCAGCAGTATTCCACCATGAACTGGACTACCTGAACAAGTACCAGGTAAAAACCAGGACCTTCGCTGATTATCGCTGCGCCATAATTGAAGAAGAACACAAGGAACAGGACAAGGGATCCGATCACCTATTCAAGAAGATTGGAAGTACCGGTACTGGCTGCGGACCAGCCAACCGTGACCGGGCACTTAGAACCATTAAACAGGCCATAGACGTGGACGCCATGGATGGCTACGTGGCAGACGTGCCGTTAGAGGTGAACACTGCCCTGGATGAAGGACGCGACGTGTTCATTGAAGGGTCACAGGGCTTTGGACTGTCACTCTACTACGGAACCTACCCCTTTGTAACCAGTAAGGACACCACTGCCTCCTCAGCTGCGGCTGATGTTGGTGTAGGACCCACTCGTATTGATGATGTTATTGTAGTTTTCAAATCCTACATCACCCGGGTAGGAGAAGGACCATTCCCCTCCGAGATAACCCAGGAAGAAGCAGAAAAGATGGACATCGAAGAATACGGAACAGTCACCGGCCGAAGGCGAAGAGTGGGAATCTTCGACATGGAAATGGCCCGGGAATCCTGTATGATAAACGGTGCCACCCAGATAGCCCTGACCTGTGTGGACCGATTATACCCATCCTGTGAACGGGTGACTGATTACAGTGCCCTTTCCGGTGAAGTCAAAAGGTTTGTGGAAGAAATAGAAAACGAGACCAAGGTCCCGGTGACCATAATCAGTACCGGACCAGACCTGACCGACACCATAGACCTCCGGGAAGAATTAATGTAA
- the cobM gene encoding precorrin-4 C(11)-methyltransferase, with protein sequence MKGKVIFIGAGPGDPELLTIKAAKVIEKADLIIYAGSLVNPQVLSGAKEGAEIHNSAQMNLDEIVQMMAESATEGKLVARVHTGDPAIYGAIAEQIQYLKAHDVLYEIIPGVSSLFASAAALEAELTQPEVSQTVIITRPAGRTPKPEKEAIRLLAEHQATMCIFLGVHMIEKVVDELLTAYTRQTPVAVVQKASWEDQKIVRGTLEDIAHRVKDAGITKTALIVVGDVLGIDEVTPSKLYDAHFTHEYRKGEGE encoded by the coding sequence ATGAAGGGCAAAGTAATTTTCATTGGAGCCGGTCCTGGTGACCCGGAACTACTCACCATCAAAGCCGCCAAAGTAATTGAAAAGGCCGACCTCATCATATATGCTGGATCCCTGGTAAACCCCCAGGTCTTATCGGGAGCCAAAGAAGGAGCAGAGATACACAACAGTGCCCAGATGAACCTGGATGAAATAGTCCAGATGATGGCCGAATCTGCCACTGAAGGGAAACTTGTGGCCCGAGTGCACACTGGAGACCCGGCTATCTACGGGGCCATAGCTGAGCAGATACAGTACCTCAAGGCTCATGATGTGCTTTATGAAATCATACCTGGTGTGAGTTCACTCTTTGCCTCAGCTGCGGCACTGGAAGCAGAGCTGACCCAGCCTGAGGTTTCTCAGACAGTTATCATCACCCGTCCCGCCGGGCGCACACCCAAACCAGAGAAGGAAGCCATCCGTTTACTGGCCGAACACCAGGCTACCATGTGTATATTTTTGGGAGTGCACATGATAGAGAAGGTGGTGGATGAACTTTTGACCGCCTACACCAGGCAAACCCCGGTGGCTGTGGTCCAGAAGGCCAGCTGGGAAGATCAAAAAATTGTGAGGGGCACCCTGGAGGACATAGCCCACCGGGTAAAGGATGCCGGAATAACCAAGACCGCCCTTATTGTGGTGGGGGATGTGCTTGGTATAGATGAGGTAACTCCATCCAAGCTCTACGATGCACACTTCACCCATGAATACCGGAAGGGTGAAGGAGAATAA
- a CDS encoding MarR family transcriptional regulator, giving the protein MDNKEKVIKAFKDSEEPLNATKVSQISGVDKKEVDKIMKELKKDETIISPKRCYWALKE; this is encoded by the coding sequence ATGGATAACAAAGAAAAGGTAATTAAAGCATTCAAAGACTCCGAGGAACCATTAAATGCCACTAAAGTCAGCCAGATATCCGGTGTGGATAAAAAAGAAGTTGACAAAATAATGAAAGAACTCAAAAAAGATGAAACCATCATCTCCCCTAAAAGGTGCTACTGGGCCTTAAAGGAATAA
- a CDS encoding DUF1616 domain-containing protein translates to MKLSSQKDLLLVITISGAVLILNWLGLLKGSELSTLLTIFALFLPGYAMITAIWLDDESMGWTMRAGVGFVLGLIFVLFLPLIFNSLNWGYLDSYLYSILFILAILFSILAMVRRSEGEYEEEVLPEEGQITLEESIERAALLRQQADVEADEYEDYYYDEEYPEEGYSEEEITGEEYDEDGLAEDEHFTEKDYPLDESGKKIEDLEKEKSLQYERVEDFQKGEEYPSDDELTPPEKSRVAPFKIEEPTTISDLDYEAEMDKPVWAEEPPEKKSGFKNWDMAMILFLTGISLLFLYFNPLKTTSTSIIFFILLLFIMGYAGLTIVFPDKSRTSTRNLLLGSTSIAIVLFILSFLAWRVEILPNLPKFIVRILFVASVLLSAGAFIRKWQVTHKDEAPTKEAPEEPVPEPVEEVREQKEIPTVEETLDIDEVPGKKAKEEVLEKEFKEKKDPLAFLKTLGTSETTEIADKKEIHQEPPTFKPRNHYLDIIIVAAITLLTVAFVLIPPLNKTFIRTILGVLLVLFIPGYSLIAALFPKWGDLDGIERAALSFGLSIAVTPLIGLALNYTPWGIRLDPILVSLTIFTLAMATIAFLRRRRLPDEEKFFVPFGQFTRNIRESFKGESRTERILSIILIVSIVLAIATTAYVIVKPKEGEKFTEFYILGPDGKASNYPTNLTTGQNGSLIMGVVNHEYTTTDYLLVIKVNNNTLKNQTLTLSSGEKVEIPYNFTAGTTGQKKMEFLLYKLPDNATAYRSLHLWLNVK, encoded by the coding sequence ATGAAACTCTCATCACAGAAAGACCTTCTACTAGTTATCACCATCAGCGGGGCGGTTCTAATATTGAACTGGCTCGGACTGTTGAAAGGATCAGAGTTATCCACACTACTCACAATTTTTGCATTATTCCTACCAGGATACGCCATGATAACTGCAATCTGGCTTGATGATGAGAGCATGGGCTGGACAATGCGTGCAGGGGTGGGTTTTGTCCTGGGACTTATTTTTGTACTGTTTTTACCATTAATATTCAACAGTTTAAACTGGGGATATCTTGACAGTTATCTCTACTCCATACTCTTCATTCTGGCCATTCTGTTCTCTATATTGGCCATGGTTCGGCGTTCAGAGGGAGAGTACGAAGAAGAAGTGCTCCCTGAAGAGGGCCAGATCACTCTGGAGGAATCCATTGAACGGGCCGCATTACTGAGGCAACAAGCAGATGTAGAAGCTGATGAATACGAAGATTACTACTATGACGAAGAGTACCCTGAAGAAGGATACAGTGAAGAAGAGATTACTGGAGAGGAATACGATGAAGATGGACTTGCTGAAGATGAACACTTCACTGAAAAAGACTACCCCTTGGATGAAAGTGGTAAAAAAATAGAAGATTTAGAAAAAGAGAAATCCTTACAGTACGAAAGGGTGGAGGACTTCCAAAAAGGAGAAGAATATCCATCTGATGACGAACTGACTCCACCAGAAAAATCCAGGGTTGCACCCTTCAAAATAGAAGAACCCACCACAATATCCGATCTGGACTATGAGGCAGAAATGGATAAACCAGTCTGGGCAGAAGAACCTCCAGAGAAGAAATCTGGCTTTAAGAACTGGGACATGGCCATGATCCTCTTCTTAACTGGAATTTCCTTACTGTTCCTATATTTCAACCCCCTTAAAACCACATCCACTTCCATAATCTTCTTTATACTCTTACTTTTCATCATGGGTTACGCCGGGTTAACCATCGTCTTTCCGGATAAATCCCGTACCAGTACCCGGAACCTCCTCTTAGGGAGTACAAGTATAGCTATTGTTCTATTCATACTATCTTTCCTGGCCTGGAGAGTGGAAATATTACCTAATCTACCTAAATTTATTGTGAGGATACTGTTCGTGGCCTCAGTTCTACTTTCTGCCGGAGCGTTTATCCGGAAATGGCAAGTCACACATAAAGATGAGGCTCCCACTAAGGAAGCCCCGGAAGAACCAGTCCCAGAACCCGTTGAAGAAGTTCGAGAACAAAAGGAAATCCCTACTGTGGAGGAAACCCTTGACATAGATGAAGTTCCGGGAAAAAAGGCCAAAGAGGAAGTTTTGGAAAAGGAATTCAAGGAGAAAAAAGATCCACTGGCCTTCCTTAAAACTCTGGGCACATCCGAAACCACAGAGATCGCGGATAAAAAGGAAATACACCAAGAACCCCCAACTTTTAAGCCCCGCAACCATTATCTGGATATAATCATCGTGGCGGCCATCACCCTACTGACGGTGGCCTTTGTACTGATACCCCCACTCAACAAGACATTTATCCGAACCATACTGGGCGTCTTACTGGTTCTATTCATTCCAGGTTATTCCTTAATAGCTGCACTATTCCCCAAATGGGGGGATCTAGATGGTATTGAGAGGGCGGCTTTAAGTTTCGGTCTGAGCATTGCAGTTACTCCCCTTATTGGCCTGGCACTTAACTACACTCCATGGGGTATCCGACTGGACCCAATACTAGTTAGTCTTACCATTTTCACCCTGGCCATGGCCACCATTGCCTTTTTAAGACGTAGGAGATTACCAGATGAAGAAAAATTCTTCGTACCCTTTGGCCAATTTACAAGAAATATCAGAGAGTCATTTAAAGGAGAATCCAGGACAGAAAGGATACTGTCCATCATATTAATCGTCAGCATAGTGCTGGCCATTGCCACCACAGCTTACGTTATAGTAAAACCCAAAGAAGGTGAAAAATTCACGGAATTCTACATTCTGGGACCAGATGGAAAGGCCAGTAACTATCCCACTAACCTAACTACCGGTCAGAATGGGTCCCTGATTATGGGGGTGGTAAATCACGAGTACACCACCACTGATTATCTCCTGGTGATTAAGGTGAACAATAACACCCTGAAGAACCAGACCCTTACCCTATCCAGTGGGGAGAAAGTGGAAATACCCTACAACTTCACCGCAGGAACTACTGGCCAGAAGAAAATGGAGTTCTTACTCTACAAGCTACCAGATAATGCAACGGCCTATCGATCATTGCACCTGTGGTTGAATGTAAAGTAG
- a CDS encoding PqqD family protein, producing MELSGSTKVTVNKDYVYCNVEDEMVLLGMEDGIYYGLNQVGAFIWENIKEPKTIDQVRDAILAEYDVEKEECERDLFELMNEMTEKGLVEVLGDD from the coding sequence ATGGAATTATCAGGTTCTACTAAAGTAACAGTGAATAAAGACTATGTTTACTGCAATGTGGAGGATGAAATGGTTCTTCTGGGAATGGAAGACGGGATATACTATGGTCTCAATCAGGTGGGTGCCTTCATTTGGGAAAATATAAAGGAACCTAAAACCATTGACCAGGTCCGGGATGCAATCCTGGCTGAATATGATGTGGAAAAGGAAGAATGTGAACGAGATTTATTCGAATTAATGAATGAAATGACGGAAAAAGGCCTGGTTGAAGTCTTAGGTGATGATTAA
- a CDS encoding TIGR04076 family protein codes for MLEITVHEIKGHCPVYQEGDCITIRDPEIDLDKTDALCTHALSTILHYTTILEHDWIPLALGLTREGDEDHAYLQCVDPGKPYTDGGTVIFKCRKLDDAD; via the coding sequence ATGTTGGAGATTACTGTCCATGAAATAAAGGGGCACTGCCCGGTTTACCAGGAGGGGGACTGCATTACCATCCGGGACCCGGAGATAGACCTGGATAAAACCGACGCCCTCTGCACCCACGCATTATCTACTATTTTACACTACACCACTATCCTGGAACATGACTGGATACCCCTGGCCCTGGGACTCACCAGGGAAGGTGATGAAGACCATGCCTACCTGCAATGTGTTGACCCGGGAAAACCATACACCGACGGGGGCACTGTCATCTTCAAATGCCGCAAACTGGATGACGCCGATTAA
- a CDS encoding ATP-binding protein, whose product METDYYHDVKMQKLFQVLEEPKALDEIDLEKGFIQNLILKIINTYGNIKVQQIHEITGLHVDILEQCLKAMEKEDLVAQTAGGFLFASVEYTIKKQGHLKAAKLMDENPYMGMAPVTYDEYFKIMEVQLQGRYPIDIPHEVVEKAFREVVGMAYPKKVLTEAAIGGKGFFIYGPPGTGKTFLTSKMSEILPPIIIPRYIEFSGNIIQLLDPDFHKLRPEQPGDPRWAKIYAPFVFTGSELSTEKMETLYNPNKGVYETSPIIKANGGVLLLDDLGRQNEDPNVLLNRMIVPLENKRDVIYVKGAPVIVHTHFIPALSTNLEITIIDEAHLRRAPLHVFLEVPSPEEIVEVFKRNLDKLKEDYDPDVLERFRNVYIPYMDGGENLKPTFAHARDIAQIAQAIRIRRGEDKLTVEILEEALDQHILVSMQRKYTPELFERIITQGNKPHQ is encoded by the coding sequence ATGGAAACAGATTATTATCATGATGTTAAAATGCAGAAACTCTTCCAAGTACTGGAAGAACCCAAAGCACTGGATGAAATCGACCTGGAAAAGGGTTTCATACAGAACCTCATTCTGAAGATCATAAACACCTACGGTAACATCAAGGTGCAGCAGATCCACGAAATCACCGGACTACACGTGGACATACTGGAGCAGTGCCTTAAAGCCATGGAAAAGGAGGACCTGGTGGCCCAGACCGCAGGAGGATTCCTCTTTGCCAGTGTGGAGTACACCATCAAGAAACAGGGTCACCTCAAGGCAGCCAAGCTCATGGATGAAAACCCCTACATGGGAATGGCCCCGGTAACCTACGATGAGTACTTCAAGATCATGGAAGTCCAGCTCCAGGGACGCTACCCCATAGACATACCCCACGAGGTGGTGGAGAAGGCCTTCCGCGAGGTGGTGGGAATGGCCTACCCCAAGAAGGTACTAACTGAAGCTGCCATTGGAGGTAAAGGATTCTTCATCTACGGACCACCAGGAACCGGTAAAACCTTCCTCACCAGTAAAATGTCGGAGATACTGCCCCCCATTATCATACCCCGCTACATCGAGTTCAGTGGTAATATAATACAGTTACTGGACCCGGACTTCCACAAACTCCGACCAGAACAACCCGGAGACCCCCGCTGGGCCAAGATCTACGCACCCTTCGTGTTCACCGGTTCCGAGCTCAGCACCGAGAAAATGGAAACACTCTACAACCCCAACAAGGGAGTGTACGAGACCTCACCCATAATCAAGGCCAACGGAGGAGTACTCCTCCTGGACGACCTGGGAAGACAGAACGAGGACCCCAACGTCCTCCTGAACCGGATGATCGTGCCCCTGGAAAACAAGAGGGACGTCATCTACGTTAAGGGGGCACCGGTGATTGTGCACACCCACTTCATACCGGCCCTGTCCACCAACCTGGAGATTACCATCATTGACGAAGCCCACCTCCGCCGGGCACCACTGCACGTCTTTCTGGAGGTGCCCAGCCCCGAGGAGATTGTGGAGGTTTTCAAACGTAACCTGGACAAGTTGAAGGAGGACTACGACCCGGATGTACTGGAAAGATTCCGGAACGTGTACATCCCCTACATGGATGGGGGAGAAAACCTGAAACCCACCTTCGCCCACGCCCGGGACATAGCCCAGATAGCCCAGGCCATACGCATCCGGCGGGGTGAGGATAAGCTGACGGTGGAAATACTGGAGGAAGCCCTGGACCAGCATATACTGGTGTCCATGCAGCGCAAGTACACCCCGGAACTATTTGAAAGGATCATAACCCAGGGAAACAAACCCCACCAGTAA
- a CDS encoding CPBP family intramembrane glutamic endopeptidase, with amino-acid sequence MKITEMVNDKRLNIGLPSNYIITLIVYLLALIAAELLTTYVNKIWGLSLHTIILFALLVNASMVESPDFANLLRSLMPIPIIRVVGLSIPMMQIQPLYWFPIVAIPLFAASIILMRNQGLSLKDVGMTLGGNIKLQALIAATGFFSGIIEFFILKPAPLIEQFTPALLIGAFFILLISTGLAEELLFRGILQTNVTKMFGTVFALLYTSLVFTTMHIGWIYFSDLVFVFSVAMFYGYCLIKTKSLVGVTVAHGISNSMLFLVMPFVNLAAFGIF; translated from the coding sequence TTGAAGATCACGGAAATGGTCAATGACAAACGTTTGAATATAGGATTGCCCAGTAATTACATTATAACCCTTATTGTATACCTTTTAGCCCTGATTGCGGCAGAACTTTTAACCACTTATGTTAACAAGATATGGGGCCTGTCTTTACACACCATTATCCTATTTGCACTCCTGGTGAACGCTTCAATGGTGGAATCACCTGATTTTGCCAACTTGCTGCGCAGTTTGATGCCCATACCTATTATACGTGTGGTGGGTCTTTCCATTCCCATGATGCAGATCCAGCCCCTCTACTGGTTCCCTATCGTGGCCATACCCCTATTTGCTGCCTCCATAATTCTCATGCGTAACCAGGGCCTGTCCCTGAAGGATGTAGGGATGACCTTAGGAGGTAATATAAAATTACAAGCCCTAATTGCTGCCACTGGATTTTTTTCCGGGATTATAGAGTTTTTCATCCTCAAACCAGCACCACTTATCGAACAGTTCACCCCGGCCCTTCTTATTGGGGCCTTCTTCATACTCTTAATATCCACTGGACTGGCTGAAGAATTGCTGTTTCGGGGGATCCTCCAGACCAATGTTACCAAAATGTTCGGAACAGTATTCGCTCTCCTTTACACGTCCCTGGTGTTTACCACCATGCACATAGGCTGGATATACTTTTCTGACCTGGTCTTCGTGTTCTCTGTGGCCATGTTCTATGGTTACTGCCTTATAAAAACCAAATCCCTTGTGGGAGTGACGGTGGCTCACGGAATATCCAATTCCATGTTGTTCCTGGTGATGCCCTTCGTTAATCTAGCTGCCTTTGGCATATTCTGA
- a CDS encoding glycosyltransferase family 2 protein, with protein MPAYNEEKTIGSVVLGTRQHVLRVIVVDDGSSDKTAEIAKLAGAEVFMHSQNMGKGAALKTGFQAARDADIILTLDSDGQHQPREIPRLLEPIIKGEADVVNGSRYLNGNGKETPSYRRVGQNVLDTATNISGKNLDVTDSQSGFRAFAGHTLPVFRFRSPDYTIESEMLIEAAKAGLRIKEVEISATYGEINHHKKNPVSHGVSVLVRILQDMEFNRPLYYFTLPGVIMISIGIILSLKFFTDYLSGGSSTLLPTALAGIVAIFGSFIAFTGLILHSVSRMIFRAMGK; from the coding sequence ATACCTGCTTACAACGAAGAAAAAACCATTGGCAGCGTAGTTCTGGGCACTCGCCAGCACGTGCTAAGGGTTATCGTTGTAGATGATGGCAGCAGTGATAAAACTGCAGAAATAGCCAAGTTAGCCGGCGCGGAAGTGTTCATGCACTCCCAAAACATGGGTAAGGGGGCTGCACTTAAGACTGGTTTTCAAGCAGCCCGGGATGCCGACATAATCCTCACCCTAGATTCTGACGGTCAGCACCAACCCCGTGAAATACCCCGCCTGTTAGAACCCATAATCAAGGGTGAAGCAGACGTGGTGAACGGCAGTCGCTACTTGAATGGTAATGGGAAAGAAACCCCTTCTTACCGTAGAGTAGGACAAAACGTCCTGGACACAGCCACTAACATCAGTGGGAAAAATTTAGACGTTACTGACAGTCAAAGCGGGTTCCGTGCCTTTGCCGGACACACCTTACCAGTATTCCGTTTCCGCAGTCCTGATTACACCATTGAAAGTGAAATGCTCATTGAGGCAGCTAAGGCTGGTTTGAGGATTAAGGAAGTGGAAATATCCGCTACTTATGGGGAAATAAATCATCATAAAAAGAACCCTGTTAGCCATGGTGTAAGTGTCCTGGTGCGAATCCTTCAGGACATGGAATTCAACCGCCCATTATACTATTTTACCCTACCAGGGGTTATAATGATTTCAATAGGGATTATACTCAGTTTGAAATTCTTCACAGACTATTTAAGCGGCGGTTCTAGTACTTTGCTTCCAACAGCACTAGCTGGTATAGTAGCTATTTTTGGCTCCTTCATTGCTTTCACTGGTTTGATACTGCACAGTGTTTCCCGAATGATTTTCAGGGCTATGGGAAAATAA
- a CDS encoding ribbon-helix-helix domain-containing protein produces the protein MTSVSSIEEKNPQPKAVGTKITSRENEEIQNLIDAGIYLSFSDFIREAIRDKLKAVKVINLRDINYDTAKKEILGYYRSYSEAYDYEVADDLELDYEFVCQVLEELESEGRLGLIE, from the coding sequence ATGACTTCTGTATCATCAATTGAAGAAAAAAATCCACAACCAAAAGCAGTGGGTACCAAAATTACTTCTCGTGAAAATGAAGAGATTCAAAATTTAATTGATGCAGGCATATATCTTAGTTTTTCTGATTTTATAAGAGAAGCCATCAGGGATAAACTCAAAGCGGTAAAAGTGATTAATTTACGTGACATAAATTATGATACTGCAAAAAAAGAGATTTTAGGTTATTATAGGAGTTATTCTGAAGCCTATGATTATGAAGTTGCCGATGATCTTGAATTAGATTATGAATTCGTTTGCCAAGTTCTTGAGGAGTTAGAGTCAGAAGGACGTTTGGGATTGATTGAATGA